The Staphylococcus sp. KG4-3 genome has a window encoding:
- the putP gene encoding sodium/proline symporter PutP, whose product MFILGTSLSSQVDPNWQTYIMLGVYFIILLGIGYYGFKQSTSNVSEYMLGGRNIGPYVTALSAGASDMSGWMIMGLPGEVYSTGLSAAWLAIGLTIGAYINYVVVAPRLRVYTEKAGDAITLPDFFKNRVDDKSNLIKIIAGGIIVVFFTLYTHSGMVSGGVLFESAFGLNYHFGMLLVAIIVIAYTFFGGYLAVSLTDFFQGVVMIIAMVMVPIVAMMQLSGLDTISQAAELKPTNLDLFKGTTFIGIISFFAWGLGYFGQPHIIVRFMSIKSIKQLPTARRFGIGWMAISLLGAVGVGLVGITFVNSNGVELKDPETLFILMGQILFHPLVGGFLLAAILAAIMSTISSQLLVTSSSLTEDFYKLFRGEEAAKEHQKEFVLVGRISVIIVAIISIWIAWSPNDTILNLVGNAWAGFGAAFGPLVLLSLYWKGLSRTGAISGMLSGAIVVILWIAFVKPLGDINDFFNLYEIIPGFLTSLIVTFIVSKLTKKPQIDVENDLADVRRIVKNKDEQSES is encoded by the coding sequence ATGTTTATATTGGGGACATCATTATCGAGTCAAGTAGATCCAAATTGGCAAACATATATTATGCTAGGTGTTTATTTTATTATTTTATTAGGCATAGGATACTATGGATTTAAACAATCTACGAGCAACGTAAGTGAATATATGTTAGGTGGAAGAAATATTGGTCCATATGTAACGGCATTGTCTGCAGGGGCATCTGACATGAGCGGTTGGATGATTATGGGATTGCCAGGAGAAGTGTATTCAACTGGATTATCTGCAGCATGGTTAGCCATAGGCTTAACAATTGGCGCATACATAAACTATGTAGTTGTAGCACCTCGTCTTCGTGTTTATACGGAAAAGGCTGGGGACGCAATTACACTACCAGATTTCTTTAAAAATAGAGTGGATGATAAATCTAATCTGATTAAAATAATTGCAGGTGGGATTATCGTTGTATTCTTTACTCTTTACACTCACTCTGGAATGGTTTCAGGAGGAGTATTGTTTGAAAGTGCTTTTGGATTGAATTATCACTTTGGTATGTTATTAGTGGCAATTATAGTTATTGCATATACATTCTTCGGAGGTTACTTAGCAGTATCATTAACAGATTTTTTCCAAGGGGTTGTTATGATTATTGCTATGGTAATGGTACCGATAGTAGCGATGATGCAATTAAGTGGTCTGGATACCATATCACAAGCAGCAGAATTAAAACCTACAAATTTAGATTTATTTAAAGGAACAACGTTTATAGGTATTATTTCTTTCTTTGCATGGGGGTTAGGTTATTTTGGTCAACCACACATAATTGTTCGTTTTATGTCTATCAAATCTATCAAACAATTACCGACAGCAAGACGTTTTGGTATAGGTTGGATGGCGATTAGCTTACTTGGCGCAGTGGGTGTTGGACTGGTAGGTATCACTTTTGTAAATAGTAATGGGGTTGAATTAAAAGACCCTGAGACGTTATTTATTTTAATGGGACAAATATTGTTCCATCCACTTGTTGGCGGATTTTTACTTGCTGCCATTTTAGCTGCTATTATGAGCACGATTTCTTCGCAATTGTTAGTAACATCAAGCTCATTAACAGAAGATTTTTATAAGTTGTTTCGTGGTGAAGAAGCCGCTAAAGAACATCAAAAAGAATTTGTATTGGTCGGGCGTATATCAGTTATAATTGTTGCGATTATATCTATATGGATTGCATGGTCTCCTAATGATACGATTTTAAATCTTGTAGGTAATGCTTGGGCAGGTTTTGGTGCAGCATTTGGGCCACTAGTGCTCTTGTCGTTATACTGGAAAGGTTTAAGTCGTACCGGCGCTATCAGCGGTATGCTGTCGGGTGCAATAGTAGTTATACTATGGATTGCATTTGTTAAACCACTAGGAGATATAAACGATTTCTTTAATTTATATGAAATCATACCTGGCTTTTTAACAAGCCTGATTGTTACATTCATAGTTAGTAAATTGACTAAGAAACCACAAATTGATGTAGAAAATGATTTAGCTGATGTACGTCGAATTGTTAAAAATAAAGATGAACAGAGTGAATCATAA
- a CDS encoding fructose-1,6-bisphosphatase, whose protein sequence is MHNSTDKSVKERFLDLLSEQFDTKEALATEIINLESILELPKGTEHFVSDLHGEFHAFQHVLRNGSGNVRSKINDIFQDTLTRKEINEFSALVYYPEEKLQLIKNSFSSKSELNEWYITTINRLIKLITYASSKYTRTKLRKSLPENYVFIVEELLYKSNKYNNKHSYYETLIKQIIELEQSDDLIIGLSFTVQHLVVNHLHVVGDIYDRGPEPDKIMETLIDYPSVDIQWGNHDVLWIGAYAGSKVCLANLLRICARYDNLDIIEDAYGINLRPLLTLADKYYDGSNPAFRPKNAEGLSELELEQITKLHQAIAIIQFKLEAPIIKRRPTFEMEERLVLEKINYEKNEATLYGKTYPLEHTCFQTVDPNDPNKLTDEEADVIDKLLLSVQQSEKLKRHMTFLMQKGKLYLPYNGNLLIHGCIPVDEQGEMESMVIDGVKCYGRDLLDHFEEYVRIAFDHKDIQDDLATDLVWYLWTGKYSSLFGKRAMTTFERYFIKDKTAHKETKNPYYYLREDVDMCKKMLKDFGLDPEQGHIINGHTPVKEIDGEDPIKADGKMIVIDGGFSKAYQSTTGIAGYTLLYNSFGMQLVAHQHFNSKKHVLLNGADELSIRRVVDKELQRKKIRDTNTGHEIQAQIDILKELMHDRFVN, encoded by the coding sequence ATGCATAATTCAACAGACAAGAGTGTAAAAGAAAGATTTTTAGATTTACTTTCTGAACAATTTGATACTAAAGAAGCGCTCGCAACTGAAATCATCAATTTAGAATCTATTTTGGAACTTCCAAAAGGAACAGAGCACTTTGTTAGTGATTTACACGGCGAATTCCATGCCTTTCAACATGTTTTACGAAATGGTTCAGGAAATGTTCGTTCAAAGATAAATGATATTTTCCAAGATACGCTAACGCGTAAAGAAATTAATGAGTTTTCTGCTTTGGTCTATTATCCTGAAGAAAAATTACAACTCATAAAAAATAGTTTTAGTTCAAAATCAGAATTAAATGAATGGTATATAACTACCATTAACCGTCTAATTAAACTAATTACTTATGCATCATCAAAATATACACGTACAAAACTACGTAAATCTTTACCTGAAAATTATGTTTTTATTGTGGAAGAATTATTATATAAAAGTAATAAATATAATAATAAACACTCATACTATGAAACGTTAATCAAACAAATTATAGAATTAGAACAATCAGATGATTTAATTATTGGGCTATCTTTTACAGTACAACATCTAGTGGTGAATCACTTACATGTTGTAGGAGATATCTATGATCGTGGACCTGAACCAGATAAAATTATGGAAACACTCATAGATTATCCTTCTGTAGATATTCAATGGGGTAATCATGACGTACTATGGATTGGAGCATATGCTGGGTCTAAGGTTTGTCTTGCAAACTTACTTAGAATTTGTGCACGTTACGACAATCTGGATATTATTGAAGATGCATATGGCATCAATTTACGACCGTTATTAACACTTGCCGACAAATATTATGATGGTTCAAATCCAGCTTTCCGTCCTAAAAATGCTGAAGGTTTATCTGAGCTAGAGTTAGAACAAATCACTAAACTCCATCAAGCCATAGCTATTATTCAATTTAAATTAGAAGCACCAATTATCAAACGTCGCCCTACATTTGAAATGGAAGAACGTTTAGTATTAGAAAAAATTAACTATGAAAAAAATGAAGCAACACTTTACGGAAAAACATACCCATTAGAACACACTTGTTTTCAAACAGTTGATCCTAATGACCCCAATAAATTAACTGATGAAGAAGCAGATGTAATCGATAAATTATTGTTATCAGTTCAACAATCTGAAAAACTAAAACGTCACATGACTTTCCTTATGCAAAAAGGAAAACTTTACTTACCTTACAACGGAAACTTACTTATCCATGGTTGTATTCCCGTCGATGAACAAGGTGAAATGGAATCAATGGTTATTGATGGAGTGAAATGTTATGGCAGAGATTTATTAGACCATTTCGAAGAATATGTACGAATAGCTTTTGACCATAAAGATATCCAAGATGATTTAGCTACAGATTTAGTTTGGTATTTATGGACCGGTAAATATTCTTCACTATTTGGCAAACGTGCAATGACTACATTTGAACGCTATTTCATCAAAGATAAAACAGCTCATAAAGAAACTAAAAATCCTTATTATTATTTACGTGAAGATGTAGATATGTGTAAAAAAATGCTAAAAGATTTCGGTTTAGATCCCGAACAAGGTCATATTATCAATGGTCATACACCAGTGAAAGAAATTGATGGGGAAGACCCCATAAAAGCTGATGGTAAGATGATTGTCATTGATGGCGGATTCTCAAAAGCTTATCAATCAACGACAGGTATTGCAGGATATACTCTGCTTTATAATTCATTTGGTATGCAGCTCGTGGCCCATCAACACTTTAACTCTAAAAAGCACGTATTACTTAACGGCGCTGATGAACTCTCAATTCGCCGCGTCGTAGATAAAGAATTACAACGTAAAAAAATTCGTGATACAAATACTGGTCATGAAATTCAAGCGCAGATTGATATCTTAAAAGAATTAATGCATGATCGTTTTGTAAACTAA
- a CDS encoding sodium:proton antiporter, whose amino-acid sequence MSLLNLPLTLLIVIFLALGIFSQWFANRIKWPSIVVMAIVGLLVGPVFGLINPQESLGEEVFSPLVSLAVAIILFEGSSNLDFREIKGISKAVIRIITIGAIIAWILGAITLHYIIGFSLSISLVLGGLFLITGPTVIQPLLKQAKVKKRVDSILRWESIILDPIGPMLALGAFYIFQIIEQGFDLQLIARFIISLFIAIAIGFGASYLFMWLIKKDLIPQNLMPPIQLIFILLIFSICDEILPESGLLAVTIFGLMMARMKRHDLIFKESDHFIENTSSIMISTVFILITSSLTLEVLKSVMSWKLFIFCAIMIVLVRPISILLSTVNTEISKRERAMVSMMAPRGIVVLTVAQFFGGLFIEKGTPMAEYITPVTFGLVFITVVIYGFSFLPLSKVMRISSTEPPGIIIVGESEFSFHLGAKLRSHNIPVMTFNLFSNTTQRSKELGFEVFDGNLLSSNDRIYADMTRYNKCILMTQSFIFNSLAFNELVPEFGLKHVDMMPVSFSDEHDRSNVDGPIRNHILFDWNFTSRWFNRFISEHNILEIPAKKQNQLTKNDMVLYHIDNNSVVTFKRSNQFISDDEEGVIGYLKDAYLHQNI is encoded by the coding sequence GTGTCATTATTAAATTTACCGTTAACATTACTCATTGTTATATTTTTGGCATTGGGTATTTTTAGTCAATGGTTTGCGAATAGAATTAAATGGCCGTCTATCGTAGTTATGGCCATAGTTGGATTGCTTGTAGGGCCAGTATTTGGCTTGATCAATCCACAAGAAAGTTTGGGTGAAGAAGTATTCAGTCCCTTAGTTTCATTAGCAGTGGCAATTATCCTATTTGAGGGAAGTAGTAATTTAGATTTCCGTGAAATTAAAGGGATTTCTAAAGCTGTTATACGCATTATCACGATAGGTGCAATCATTGCTTGGATACTTGGTGCAATCACGCTACATTATATTATTGGCTTTTCACTATCTATTTCGTTAGTGTTAGGTGGTTTATTTTTAATCACAGGGCCTACTGTCATTCAACCATTATTAAAACAGGCGAAAGTTAAAAAGCGTGTTGATTCAATACTAAGATGGGAAAGCATCATTCTTGATCCTATCGGACCAATGCTTGCTTTAGGTGCATTTTATATTTTTCAAATTATAGAACAAGGATTTGATTTACAGTTAATAGCTAGATTTATTATAAGTTTATTCATTGCAATTGCTATAGGGTTTGGTGCATCATACTTATTTATGTGGTTAATTAAAAAAGATCTTATTCCACAAAATTTGATGCCGCCGATACAATTAATCTTTATCTTATTAATTTTTTCTATATGTGATGAGATTTTACCGGAATCAGGCCTATTAGCAGTTACAATATTTGGTCTAATGATGGCGCGTATGAAGAGACACGATTTAATCTTTAAAGAATCTGATCATTTTATTGAAAATACATCATCGATAATGATTTCTACTGTATTTATATTAATCACTTCTTCATTAACTTTAGAAGTGTTAAAAAGCGTTATGTCTTGGAAACTATTTATTTTTTGTGCAATTATGATCGTCTTAGTAAGACCAATTTCTATCCTATTGTCTACAGTAAACACTGAAATATCAAAACGTGAGAGAGCGATGGTATCAATGATGGCACCTAGAGGTATAGTTGTATTAACGGTAGCGCAATTTTTCGGTGGTTTATTCATTGAAAAAGGGACACCGATGGCAGAATATATAACGCCAGTTACTTTTGGCTTAGTATTCATTACCGTTGTCATATATGGCTTTAGCTTTTTACCATTAAGTAAGGTTATGCGAATTTCTAGTACTGAACCTCCTGGCATTATTATAGTAGGGGAAAGTGAATTTTCTTTTCATCTTGGAGCAAAATTAAGAAGCCATAACATACCGGTTATGACATTTAATTTATTTAGTAATACAACACAACGTTCAAAAGAATTAGGTTTTGAAGTTTTTGATGGAAACTTATTATCAAGCAATGATCGAATATATGCAGATATGACACGATATAATAAGTGTATATTGATGACACAATCCTTTATATTTAATAGCTTAGCTTTTAATGAGTTAGTTCCAGAATTTGGTTTGAAGCATGTAGATATGATGCCAGTATCGTTTAGCGATGAACATGATCGTAGTAACGTAGATGGTCCGATTAGAAATCATATTCTTTTTGATTGGAATTTCACGTCCCGTTGGTTTAATCGTTTCATAAGTGAACACAATATTTTAGAAATACCAGCAAAAAAACAAAATCAATTAACTAAAAATGATATGGTACTCTATCATATAGACAATAATAGTGTAGTAACATTTAAGCGTAGCAATCAGTTTATCTCTGACGATGAGGAAGGCGTAATAGGTTATTTAAAAGACGCTTACTTACACCAAAATATATAA
- a CDS encoding membrane protein produces the protein MTNLKEIIIVAFAFVGVVVGAGFATGQEIFQFFTSNGKFSVYGVLITGFIITIGGVFVLHTGYRLRSHNHTEPIKHYLPRPIATVFDIILTLFLFALAMIMTAGGASTIHESTGMPYVFSSLILVIVILLTLFLKFDRLITVLGMVTPFLVIIVTIIAVYYFSTGQLNFNAAHHYANSDGRSDQWWWFDAINYGSLQIAAAFSFLSVMGGRLKFEKSTVWGGVLGGITITFLLLMLNLGMITEFTQITGVALPSLLLAKQISPIIGIFMSVVMVLVIYNTVVGLMYAFASRFTTPYTKAYYRLIIIMTIVTFATTFIGFIELIGKVFPVMGVFGFILLIPILAKGILRK, from the coding sequence ATGACAAACTTGAAGGAAATTATTATTGTAGCTTTTGCATTTGTTGGTGTTGTTGTGGGTGCTGGATTTGCAACTGGACAAGAAATTTTTCAGTTTTTTACAAGTAATGGAAAATTTAGCGTTTATGGTGTGTTGATTACAGGATTTATCATTACCATTGGCGGTGTCTTTGTACTACATACTGGTTATCGCTTACGTTCTCATAATCATACTGAACCAATTAAACACTATTTACCGCGTCCTATCGCAACAGTATTTGATATTATTTTGACTTTATTTTTATTTGCACTAGCTATGATAATGACCGCTGGTGGCGCATCAACAATTCATGAAAGTACAGGAATGCCTTATGTATTTAGTTCGTTAATTTTAGTTATCGTTATCCTACTAACACTATTCTTAAAATTTGATCGTCTTATTACCGTTTTAGGTATGGTTACACCATTTTTAGTAATAATTGTTACAATCATTGCTGTTTATTACTTTTCTACAGGTCAGTTAAACTTCAATGCTGCACATCATTACGCAAATAGTGATGGACGCTCAGATCAATGGTGGTGGTTTGATGCAATTAATTACGGTAGTCTACAAATTGCCGCTGCTTTTAGCTTTTTATCAGTTATGGGAGGCCGTTTAAAATTTGAGAAATCAACAGTTTGGGGAGGAGTATTAGGTGGTATTACTATTACATTTTTACTCTTGATGCTCAACTTAGGTATGATTACTGAATTCACACAAATTACTGGCGTTGCGTTACCTTCATTATTGTTGGCAAAACAGATTTCTCCAATTATTGGAATTTTTATGTCGGTTGTAATGGTGTTGGTTATTTACAATACCGTCGTTGGACTTATGTACGCTTTCGCATCTAGATTCACTACTCCTTATACTAAAGCCTATTATCGACTTATCATTATAATGACAATCGTGACATTTGCCACAACATTTATTGGTTTTATAGAATTGATAGGTAAAGTGTTTCCAGTTATGGGCGTATTTGGTTTCATTCTATTAATACCAATCTTGGCAAAAGGAATATTACGAAAATAG
- a CDS encoding anion permease, which translates to MHEGINYKKFIFPIVAGIIIWLFTPLRPDALDPAAWHMFAIFVATIIGCITQPLPIGAIAMIGFTLTVLTNTVKIDTAVAGFGNSSIWLIAMAFFISRGFVKTGLGRRIALQFVKLFGKKTLGLGYSLIGVDLILAPATPSNTARAGGIMFPIINALSRSFGSKPEDGTQRKMGAFLIFTEFHGNLITAAMFLTAMAGNPLAQSLAKHQGVDITWMHWFLAALVPGIISLILVPLIIYKMYPPEIKETPNAKSWAQNELTDMGIMAKSEKFMIAIFIIALGLWVLGSTLNINATLTAFIALSLLLITGVLTWNDILKETGAWNTLVWFSILVMMANQLNELGFIPWLSNSISGSLGGLSWPIVLIILILFYFYSHYLFASSTAHVSAMYSALLGVAIATGAPPLYSALMLGFFGNLMASTTHYSSGPAPILYSAGYVSQNRWWTMNAILAFFYFIVWLGVGSLWMKLIGLM; encoded by the coding sequence ATGCACGAAGGCATTAACTACAAAAAGTTTATTTTTCCTATCGTTGCAGGTATCATTATCTGGCTATTCACACCACTTAGACCAGATGCTTTAGATCCTGCTGCTTGGCACATGTTTGCTATATTTGTAGCAACAATCATTGGTTGTATTACACAACCGCTACCGATAGGTGCAATTGCTATGATAGGTTTCACATTAACTGTGTTAACTAACACGGTTAAAATCGATACTGCTGTAGCTGGGTTTGGTAATAGTAGTATTTGGTTAATTGCAATGGCCTTTTTCATTTCTAGAGGCTTTGTGAAAACTGGTTTGGGACGACGTATCGCATTGCAATTCGTTAAATTGTTCGGTAAAAAAACGCTTGGTTTAGGGTATTCACTTATCGGGGTAGATTTAATTCTTGCACCTGCCACGCCAAGTAATACTGCTAGAGCAGGTGGTATTATGTTTCCTATTATCAATGCACTATCCCGTTCATTCGGTTCAAAACCAGAAGACGGTACGCAACGTAAAATGGGTGCTTTTCTTATCTTTACAGAATTTCATGGTAACTTAATTACTGCAGCTATGTTTTTAACTGCTATGGCTGGTAACCCACTTGCACAATCACTTGCAAAACATCAAGGTGTCGACATCACTTGGATGCACTGGTTCTTAGCAGCGTTAGTCCCAGGTATTATTTCGTTAATACTAGTACCACTTATAATTTACAAAATGTATCCACCAGAAATTAAAGAAACACCAAATGCCAAGTCATGGGCACAAAATGAACTCACTGATATGGGAATCATGGCTAAAAGTGAAAAATTCATGATTGCAATTTTTATTATTGCACTTGGCCTTTGGGTTCTAGGTAGCACGTTAAATATTAATGCTACTTTAACTGCCTTTATCGCATTATCACTATTACTCATTACAGGTGTGCTTACTTGGAATGATATTCTTAAAGAGACTGGTGCATGGAATACATTAGTTTGGTTTTCAATCCTAGTGATGATGGCAAATCAACTCAATGAACTCGGCTTTATTCCTTGGTTAAGTAACTCGATATCAGGTAGTTTAGGTGGCTTAAGTTGGCCAATCGTTTTAATTATTTTGATACTATTTTATTTCTATTCACATTATTTATTTGCGAGTTCAACAGCGCATGTTAGTGCAATGTACTCAGCTTTACTCGGTGTAGCTATCGCTACGGGGGCACCACCATTATATAGTGCATTGATGTTAGGTTTCTTCGGGAATTTAATGGCTTCTACAACACACTATAGTAGCGGTCCAGCTCCCATCCTATATTCAGCTGGATATGTTTCACAAAATCGTTGGTGGACTATGAATGCAATACTTGCCTTCTTCTATTTTATAGTATGGTTAGGCGTTGGATCATTGTGGATGAAGCTCATCGGCCTTATGTAA
- a CDS encoding cysteine hydrolase family protein yields the protein MGNNQALIVMDMQNGIVSGLKQKDSVIHFNKQAINFARQQNIPVIFIRVAFTGDFLEVSPNNKMFAQMKANGIRMNKVDEETQILDTLGRQAHEPLVTKHRLSAFTGSNLEVLLRGLQVEHLILTGVSTSGVILSTATEAADKDYKLTILSDAITDQDEEKHQFLLNKILTRYADIMTTDLWTSK from the coding sequence ATGGGGAATAACCAAGCACTTATTGTCATGGATATGCAAAATGGAATAGTGAGTGGATTAAAACAGAAAGATAGCGTTATACATTTTAATAAACAAGCTATCAATTTTGCTCGTCAGCAAAATATACCAGTTATTTTTATTCGTGTTGCATTTACAGGCGACTTTTTAGAGGTATCACCTAATAATAAAATGTTTGCACAAATGAAAGCTAACGGCATACGGATGAATAAAGTAGATGAAGAGACACAAATTCTTGACACATTAGGACGCCAAGCACATGAACCACTCGTTACGAAACATAGGTTGAGTGCATTTACAGGCAGTAATTTAGAGGTATTATTGCGTGGGTTACAAGTAGAACATCTTATCTTAACCGGTGTAAGTACTAGTGGTGTTATACTATCTACGGCCACTGAAGCGGCAGATAAGGATTATAAACTGACTATATTATCAGATGCTATAACCGACCAAGATGAAGAAAAACATCAATTTTTACTTAATAAAATTTTAACAAGATATGCTGATATAATGACTACAGATTTATGGACGAGTAAATAA
- a CDS encoding alpha/beta hydrolase, with product MEHIFREGEANAPTFILLHGTGGDENDLLPLAQALNPKYSVLSIRGEISENGMNRFFKRLGEGKYDLEDLEYRTNRLISFLKEAAERYNFDLSKAIPVGFSNGSNIAISMILHPDTSFEKALLYAPLYPVDLVDNKDLSNMNVLLSMGQHDPIVPFEASENVINIFESRGAQVEQVWVNSHELTQAGVAAGQSLLD from the coding sequence ATGGAACATATTTTTAGAGAAGGTGAAGCAAACGCACCAACGTTTATTTTATTACACGGTACTGGCGGGGACGAAAATGATTTATTACCTTTAGCTCAAGCACTTAATCCTAAATACAGTGTTCTCAGTATCAGAGGTGAAATTTCTGAGAATGGAATGAATCGTTTCTTTAAAAGACTTGGGGAAGGAAAATACGATTTAGAAGATTTAGAATATCGTACGAATAGATTAATCTCATTTTTAAAAGAAGCGGCAGAACGTTATAATTTTGACTTGTCAAAAGCAATACCTGTTGGTTTTTCAAACGGCTCAAACATTGCAATCAGCATGATTTTACATCCGGATACATCTTTTGAAAAAGCTTTATTATATGCGCCTTTATACCCAGTAGATCTTGTTGATAACAAAGATCTAAGTAACATGAATGTATTGCTTTCAATGGGACAACATGATCCAATTGTTCCTTTCGAAGCTAGTGAAAATGTAATCAATATCTTCGAAAGTCGTGGTGCTCAAGTAGAGCAAGTTTGGGTCAATAGTCATGAATTAACACAAGCAGGCGTAGCAGCAGGACAATCATTATTAGATTAA
- a CDS encoding VOC family protein, producing the protein MKAIQHIHHISAIVGNPEENIKFYRDILNLKLIKKTVNYDDPSTYHLYFANDSVDNGTIITFFNWPNTHKGHIGNGQVERIAFRVPKGSLEAWAQHLEMNQIKTMTTQLFEYKTLEFKDIHGLPLALVEDDKVQRDQQAIIGFHGVTLLSSNPQETVKTLTTDMGLVKTNEDEDYIHVETQGEWRHHIIIKKQIADTNVRWGVGVVHHIAWSVSTNQAHLDWQAYMSNRGYHVTEVKDRSYFNAIYMKEHGGIIFEFATEGPGFTIDEPFEQLGQKLVLPSQYEDRREELLRLLPQIRV; encoded by the coding sequence ATGAAAGCAATTCAACATATCCATCATATTTCAGCAATTGTAGGTAATCCTGAAGAAAATATAAAATTTTATAGAGATATATTAAACTTGAAACTAATCAAGAAAACAGTAAATTATGATGATCCTTCAACTTACCATTTATATTTTGCGAATGATTCAGTAGATAATGGCACAATCATTACTTTCTTCAACTGGCCAAATACTCATAAAGGACATATTGGAAATGGGCAAGTAGAACGTATTGCTTTCAGAGTGCCAAAAGGATCTTTAGAGGCGTGGGCACAACATTTAGAAATGAATCAAATAAAAACAATGACTACACAATTATTTGAATATAAAACGTTAGAGTTCAAAGATATACATGGTTTACCGCTAGCATTAGTAGAAGATGACAAAGTGCAAAGAGACCAACAAGCCATTATTGGTTTTCATGGTGTCACACTATTATCTTCAAATCCACAAGAGACAGTAAAAACTTTAACAACTGATATGGGTCTAGTTAAAACGAACGAAGATGAAGATTATATTCACGTTGAAACACAAGGTGAGTGGCGTCATCACATTATAATAAAAAAACAAATTGCTGACACAAACGTTCGTTGGGGAGTTGGCGTTGTGCATCACATTGCATGGTCAGTTTCCACAAACCAAGCACATCTTGATTGGCAAGCATATATGAGTAATAGAGGCTATCACGTAACAGAAGTTAAAGACCGTAGCTATTTTAATGCAATTTACATGAAAGAACACGGTGGTATTATCTTTGAATTTGCAACAGAAGGCCCTGGGTTTACGATAGACGAACCTTTTGAGCAGTTAGGTCAAAAGTTAGTATTACCGTCACAGTATGAAGATAGAAGAGAAGAGTTATTACGTTTATTACCACAGATACGCGTTTAA
- a CDS encoding ring-cleaving dioxygenase has product MTNNQLLGIHHVTAMTDDAERNYKFFTEVLGMRLVKKTVNQDDIYTYHTFFADDQGSPGTDMTFFDFPNVPKGAPGTNSITRPSFRVPNDAALEYYEQRFNNFGVQHEGIQELFGTKVLPFEEEDGQSYQLVSDEDNEGVAPGKPWKNGPVPSDKAIYGLGPIEITVSYFDDFKKVLEEIYGMKAIIVEEDVAILEVGEGGNGGQVILRKDTEGPEARQGYGEVHHVSFRLKDHEAIEQWLEKYKAVGIGNSGLVDRFYFEALYARIGHILIEVSTDGPGFMDDEPYETLGESLALPPFLESQRGYIESEIRPFDTRR; this is encoded by the coding sequence ATGACAAATAATCAATTATTAGGAATCCATCACGTAACAGCTATGACTGATGACGCTGAAAGAAACTATAAATTTTTCACTGAAGTCTTAGGTATGAGACTTGTTAAGAAAACAGTTAACCAAGACGACATATACACTTATCACACATTTTTTGCGGATGATCAAGGTTCTCCAGGTACAGATATGACATTCTTTGATTTTCCTAATGTACCTAAAGGCGCACCTGGTACAAACTCAATTACACGTCCATCATTCAGAGTACCTAATGATGCGGCTCTTGAATACTATGAACAACGTTTTAATAATTTCGGGGTGCAACATGAAGGTATACAAGAGTTATTTGGCACAAAAGTATTACCATTTGAAGAAGAAGATGGACAAAGTTATCAACTTGTATCTGATGAGGATAATGAAGGTGTTGCACCTGGTAAACCATGGAAAAATGGTCCAGTACCAAGTGATAAAGCGATTTATGGTTTAGGTCCGATTGAAATTACTGTAAGTTATTTTGATGATTTCAAGAAAGTTTTAGAAGAAATTTATGGTATGAAAGCAATTATTGTAGAAGAAGATGTAGCAATTTTAGAAGTTGGTGAAGGTGGTAATGGCGGCCAAGTTATTTTAAGAAAAGATACTGAAGGCCCTGAAGCGAGACAAGGTTATGGTGAAGTACACCACGTATCATTTAGATTGAAAGATCATGAAGCAATTGAACAGTGGTTAGAGAAATATAAAGCAGTGGGCATAGGTAATTCAGGTTTAGTCGATAGATTTTACTTCGAGGCACTATATGCACGCATTGGCCATATTTTAATTGAAGTATCAACAGATGGCCCTGGATTTATGGATGATGAGCCTTATGAAACATTAGGTGAAAGTTTAGCGCTACCGCCATTTTTAGAATCACAACGTGGGTATATTGAATCAGAAATACGTCCATTTGACACTAGAAGATAA